TCTCTAATTGGTAAAACAGACTTCCATCATAAATAGCTCTTACTGTATCTTTATgcaataatctatctttatctTTAGATAGATCGTACAAGAGCTTCCATTTTGTGAAACTTGCAGCCCTGCAATATTTTGCATTAACATCtttgtttttacattttttcataaaaaataatcatagcgtttttgtgtatttttggttgaattttaaCCCTAAATAGTCTACTTGTTTCTTATATATGACAGCgaaggaaagaagaagaaaactaaCGATCCTTTGAAATCATTAGTTTGTCTATTGGCCTTGAGCATTTCCATTAATTCATCCGATGTTAAAGAGTCATCGTGTGCATGTGCATGCTTACTGaaagtttcttcaaattttGCAGGAACAAACCTAcgaatttatgtaaaataattggACAAATACATCCCAACTTAAATCGAATCCAACCATAATAATAACACCTTTTATCCAAAGCGACTGAATATGATTCTCAACTATTTAATTATTGTCATTATGTAGCTTGCATAACTTAaagtagttttattaatttattgacaCTTCCGCCAAAACACTTTCAAATCacttttaataatgcaacaagattatatataaatatatatcacaATAAGAACAAGGCATcgtaatcaaaataaaatttgaaaaaaaaaaaatcaagaaataatatataaagaaacaaattgaatataaaatatacctTCCTTGAGCATCATAGGTTCTAGAGTCGCTCCCATGTTTGCCTTTCGCGATATTTTTAACTACAATTGGGAGTTTAACATCAGGTAATTTACTCTACACCACAAGGAACCcatatcataatttattaatttctgtGTTATATACacccaattttgaatatttaataatatacttAAATGATTTGTTAGTATGTGAttatattttactcttaataaaaaaatctaattatataatgttatattatctgaaacaataaaactaggtatacaaataatgatgtgttatcatgtgattaaatattattatattttaaatttttaattatctaattacataataatatattattgtttgtatataaaattatatataaaagttttcaACATAGCATtattcataaacaaatattgattaaatttctGGTTTTCGTTTCTTAGTGCagctaattaaaatttaatagtacAACTTTTGgaattatatcaattaattagGTTGTATTAAGaaacttaatcaaataatcagCATGTTTACTAttgcaataaaaaattacaactttTGGAAGTATATTGATTAGTTAAAGATTTACACTGATTGGCCAACACATTCTTGAATatcgaaatttaaaaaatacttaagaTAACAATTAACCTCCGACACTGATCTCTGATATGTGTAAGGATGGGTGGATTCAATCTCCATTGAAAATTGACAAACTGAAATTGTTTCAATTTGAGGTCGGCAAAATGCAAAATAGGACAAAATTTAAAGTTACCTCGGTAGTTTTAGGACTGATTGCCATGTGGATCAGAACGGCACTACTCTGGGCCGAGAAGGGATTGACACCGATTGCTTTCATACCTGTAAGATCGtcgaaacaaaaaaaaaaaaaagaagaattaaaaaaaatgaagcttaacgaagaagaagaaagtagaaaGACCTTCAACGGTTTCCGAAGGATAAATTATTCCGTCATGATTTCGATCGAAGAAAGAAACGTGTCTCTGCAGAACGTCTTGCTCTGCTGGAACATATTGTTCAACTTCtgcagaaaaagaagaagaagccatgaAGAAGACGACGAAAAAGGAGAAAGCCCAGAAACTCATTTTGTTGATGACAGAgagttacataatatttacagttttgccactaacttcgtcccatgttttggctgccttacttgatgaattatgagttctattatagcttgttggaaaactctctgaattatcttttcaattatatatagcttgtataaattggggatcatttggactgttaaatattgtatgaaccaaaaggactgttttatcaaataaacaagggagagtttttgccactgatttcatctcacattttgactgccttatctaatgaattacgagtgatattatagcttgttggaaaactctctgaattatattttcaatgatatatagcttgtataaattggagatcatttgaattgttaaatattatatgaaccacaagggttgctttaccaaataaacagaggagtttgttttttgtcactgatttcatcttACGTTTTGACTaacttatctaatgaattatgagtgctattatagcttgttggaaagctctttgaattctcttttcaattatatatagcttgtatgaattagaaaccttttggattgtgaaattgtatgaaacagAAGGCTACCCTGTTAAAAGAATagggctgtgaacagtatttcacagttttggaaaggaaaagaaagaaaagaaaggaaaggaaaggaaaggaaagaaaagagagaaaaagaaaaaaagaagaaaagaaagaaaaacaagaaaaggaatttggggctcaagatcaGGGGTCTTCCCAAGAATATGGTCTGGTgaattatgaatagatttagatgaaagtaagattagtaagatataagacacgcatgcatgctataaactatgagggggcactttacactacgccgcccgtagtagggcaggTCTACAGTAGGACACGtttgtagtaggacatagacccctagtaagGTCCGCTCGTAGTAAAGCTTAATTCAGAttaaaaaatggtgtagtgaaagaaagaaagagagctcgagttTAGAAAAGtaccaaatccctatagttagcttccagaaagtattaaatagacactagatgggacaaagtattacccaaatagtaaagaatgaattagattaccctttcaatctcttatagaggttaggatgtgaggttcagtctcgaaagtgagttagaacaggaaagcagatagtttacttgattctttctccttactaagtgtttttatcactcacttccttttctttcctgattgcaggtacaggtgatcgaggtagttaCGAGGCAgagtcaggtcagcgtaggtagattcggctagagcaggttatctctggtttatattacat
This sequence is a window from Mangifera indica cultivar Alphonso chromosome 5, CATAS_Mindica_2.1, whole genome shotgun sequence. Protein-coding genes within it:
- the LOC123217798 gene encoding probable peroxygenase 5, with protein sequence MCWPISSKLPDVKLPIVVKNIAKGKHGSDSRTYDAQGRFVPAKFEETFSKHAHAHDDSLTSDELMEMLKANRQTNDFKGSAASFTKWKLLYDLSKDKDRLLHKDTVRAIYDGSLFYQLEKGRK